TATTTCTACCACTAAGCAATCATCTTCTGCTAATGCCGATGCACTCCTAGGCATTTTCTCCAATAACGACATTTCTCCAAAAAAATCACCAGGTCTAAGTGTTGTAATGTATTGATTCCTCTTATTGTTATTTTTCACCCATATACTAACTTTTCCTTTTAATATAACAAACATCGATTCTCCTGGCGTTCCTTGTTCGAAAAAGTAGTATCCTTCATTACAACATTTAAATATACCTATTTTCTTTAGTTTTTCAAGTCTAGTTTTCTCTGAGTTAGACAGAACATTTTTACTGTTTTCTGTAGTCTTTTTCACAAAAGTACTTCCTGCATCAGTTTTTTCCCCATTTAAAACTTCTGCTGCAACTTCACAAGTACCTTCTCTGCACCACAAACCTTCCTTGATTTCTTCTATAAGCTTATCAAGTTCCGATTGTCTTCCTAACATTTACTTCACACATCCTTTTTCTCCCTTTTATAAATACCCTCTCCTATGCCTACCACTAATTCACTTCCCAAAAAAGCTGAGAATAGAGAAATCCAAATGGACTTGCTAGTCATCAATGCTGCAAAATATATTAGGCTAAAATAAAGATCCATTAATAAATTTCTTCTCCACTCCTTTTCTCTATTATAACCTATCTTGTTCCCAATTAGTTTGTATAATATGAAATTAAATACTCTAAAAAAAGCAAATAATTGTATAACAGCTATAAAATAACTTGGCAAATCCCTTATTTCTTGGGTCATTTTTTATCACCACTTTCCCTTTTGTCATCTGCCTTTTTTGCATCATTCTTTAATAATTCCCATTCTGCTTCGCTAAGCCCTATAGATTTTTTCTTTTTTCTTTGTATAGCTTTGATAAATCCATATTACTTCACTCCTATCTCTATACCAATACAACATTCTCGCAACCATTTTTTTCAGCTATTTTTTTAAGCATATCCATATCGTCATCACTTGGAGTATAACTATCTAAAAGTTCTTCTCTGACTCCCAAAGATCTATACTTTATTAGTTTATATCTGATTTTAGGATTTATTTTCGCTAAAAGTTTACTTCCCAAATCAATTGTATAACTATTATCTAGAACTCCTGGAACTACAACTGTTCTAATCTCATACAATTTACCTATCTTTGCTAGATACTCAATATTTTCAATTACTGTTTTATTAGTCTTTCCTGTAAGTTCTATGTGCTGCGCCTCATCATAAGCTTTCAAATCTATCATTGCAGCATCCATCACTTCTGTCAGTTTTTCCATTTGCTTAAAAGATTTATATCCATTGCTATCTACAAAACACGTCAAATTATGCTCCTTTACCTTTTGAAAAAGTTCAACTAAGAATGTTTCTGAAAGGGTACATTCGCCTCCTGATACTGTAATTCCACTTATGAAACTTTCATTCTCCAATATTCTTTCTAAAGCTTGATCCGTAGACCAACGATATATCTTAGGTGTACTGTCATGAGGACAATTTTTTATACACTCATCACATTGCACACATAATTCTTCATTCCAAATTACTTGCCTATTTTCCATTTTAAGTGCTCCGACCTTACAATAATCAATACACTTACCGCAATTCACGCACACATTTATCGTCTCTGGATTATGGCAATACTTACAATTGAAATTACAACTTTGAAAAAACAATGCAGTTCTATTTCCTGGTCCATCCACCGAACTAAATGGAATTATCTTATTTATACTCGCATATTCCATACCTTTACCCCATTTCTAAATATAACCTACTAGATTAACAGCTTAATTTTATTACGAAGGCTACCACTTGTCAAATTCTATATTCTATGAGATAATTTGAAGTTTGTGTTTTTTTTCACATTTTATTTTTAACTTTTTTAAACAACATTTCTTTGGTATTTAATAGACTCAAGGTAAAAAAATAGCGTATAATGAATACAATACTACATTTAAAATAGATTTTATATAAGGAGGTTTTTTTCGTGGAAAGTATTTTGCGAATACGAAAACTAAATGAAAAGCAGGAATATCTAGCTGGTCGTTTTTTCTTAGGTTGCGCTATGTGTGCTATGATATTAGCTTTCTTCGTTGATTCGCCAATCAATATTTATCATGGCTTAATCGATATCGTGAGATCATCCGATGTTCTCATAACTGATTATTTAGAAGTAGGAGGTCTTGGTGCAACACTAGTAAATTCTGGACTATTGATGTTTTTTAATTATATCTGCATGCGAAAGTTAAAGTTGAAAATCAATGGTTTCTTCATTGCTGGACTTTGGATTATTACTGGTTTCGCTTTTTTTGGCAATAATATAGTAAATGTAATACCAATATATTTAGGAGGTTTCCTATATGCTAGATATCAAGAGGAGTCTTTCGGTCGAGTTTTTATAATAACTATATTTGCAACTAGTCTTTCACCACTAGTAACTGAAGTTTATTACCTTTTTGAATTGTCTACTACTGCAAATTTATTGATAAGTCTTTTGGCTGGAGTTTCTGTTGGTTTCTTTATGCCTGTTCTATCTGCTCACATGGTCAAGATGCATGATGGATTCAATATATATAATGTAGGTTTGACTTCTGGAATTATCGGAACAGTTGTTATTGCTTTATTCAGAGGTTACGGGTATAATGTAACGACGCGACAAGTTTTATCGACTCATTATCACAATACATTGGCAGGCATAATGCTTTTGTTATTTTTATCAATGATTTTTGTTGGTTTTCGACTAAATGAAAAATCTTTTAGAGGATATAAAGATCTTTTACATTATTCTGGTCGTCTAATAACAGACTTTGTTTTCCTTACTGGTTTGGGATTAACTCTTATCAACATGGGTATCATGGGATTAATCGGAATGGCTTTTGTCTATTTGATAGGTGGTTCCTTTAACGGCGCTGTAATAGCTGGATTGCTAACACTGTGTGGCTTTTCTGCATTTGGTAATCATCCGAAAAATTCGATACCAGTAATGGTTGGAGTCTTTATCGCTGCACTTACTAATATATGGCCTATGGATTCTGTTGCAATGGTCATAACCGGACTTTTCGCAACTACATTGGCACCCATAGCCGGTGTGCATGGGTGGTGGGCCGGTTTAATAGCAGGTTTTATCCACACATCCGTAGTTATGAATGTTGGGTATTTGCACGGTGGAGTAAATCTTTATAACAATGGCTTTGCAGGAGGTATTGTCGCTTCTATTTTTGTACCTGTCATCGATGCATTTAAAAAAGGAGATTAGTGACTATGAAACATGAAATAAAAAAGCTATCTAAAATCGTAGATGAGTTGATTACTTTTTGTTTTCAACGCAAGTCACACGATATGACGATCTCAATAAAAGACCGTCCG
This DNA window, taken from Tissierellales bacterium, encodes the following:
- a CDS encoding YjjW family glycine radical enzyme activase: MEYASINKIIPFSSVDGPGNRTALFFQSCNFNCKYCHNPETINVCVNCGKCIDYCKVGALKMENRQVIWNEELCVQCDECIKNCPHDSTPKIYRWSTDQALERILENESFISGITVSGGECTLSETFLVELFQKVKEHNLTCFVDSNGYKSFKQMEKLTEVMDAAMIDLKAYDEAQHIELTGKTNKTVIENIEYLAKIGKLYEIRTVVVPGVLDNSYTIDLGSKLLAKINPKIRYKLIKYRSLGVREELLDSYTPSDDDMDMLKKIAEKNGCENVVLV
- a CDS encoding DUF1576 domain-containing protein encodes the protein MESILRIRKLNEKQEYLAGRFFLGCAMCAMILAFFVDSPINIYHGLIDIVRSSDVLITDYLEVGGLGATLVNSGLLMFFNYICMRKLKLKINGFFIAGLWIITGFAFFGNNIVNVIPIYLGGFLYARYQEESFGRVFIITIFATSLSPLVTEVYYLFELSTTANLLISLLAGVSVGFFMPVLSAHMVKMHDGFNIYNVGLTSGIIGTVVIALFRGYGYNVTTRQVLSTHYHNTLAGIMLLLFLSMIFVGFRLNEKSFRGYKDLLHYSGRLITDFVFLTGLGLTLINMGIMGLIGMAFVYLIGGSFNGAVIAGLLTLCGFSAFGNHPKNSIPVMVGVFIAALTNIWPMDSVAMVITGLFATTLAPIAGVHGWWAGLIAGFIHTSVVMNVGYLHGGVNLYNNGFAGGIVASIFVPVIDAFKKGD
- a CDS encoding cyclic nucleotide-binding domain-containing protein, which produces MLGRQSELDKLIEEIKEGLWCREGTCEVAAEVLNGEKTDAGSTFVKKTTENSKNVLSNSEKTRLEKLKKIGIFKCCNEGYYFFEQGTPGESMFVILKGKVSIWVKNNNKRNQYITTLRPGDFFGEMSLLEKMPRSASALAEDDCLVVEIYDRHFQDFLEMSPDFSYKMLKSLSKRLRRTNELL